In Dyadobacter subterraneus, a single genomic region encodes these proteins:
- a CDS encoding bifunctional helix-turn-helix transcriptional regulator/GNAT family N-acetyltransferase has translation MSDQITQIGFLAGATRFRRISEKLHVDGDKIYKDNNVDFKASWFSVFYILSISEEAKTVVELAEEIGFSHITVKNVVRELETNGLVTVVEHPKDGRSKHISISDAGKILLEKLRIIWNDFSLALKQVLHAGHPDFLNIINRIDHAIYKTPIHERAKLIGKDEPLLILDYKPSLKKYFYDLAGNWLLGVLNGVLEEEDQYTLHNPDKAYIEKGGFLFFAMYQNKPVGVVALKRLNEDTFEFAKLFIDPEARKLGIATKLIERCISRCKENNVKQLWLQTTMSMPQAHKLYYKLGFSDQMAPPQMDVLKRTEKIMVMEM, from the coding sequence ATGTCAGATCAAATCACACAAATCGGATTTCTTGCCGGAGCAACCAGATTTCGCCGGATCAGTGAAAAATTGCATGTTGACGGAGACAAAATTTACAAAGACAACAATGTCGATTTCAAGGCCAGCTGGTTTTCTGTTTTCTATATCTTATCAATCTCAGAAGAGGCTAAAACGGTTGTCGAGCTTGCAGAGGAAATCGGTTTTTCTCATATTACGGTTAAAAATGTAGTCAGGGAATTGGAGACAAACGGACTGGTCACCGTTGTTGAACATCCAAAAGATGGCAGATCAAAACACATTTCAATTTCTGATGCCGGGAAAATACTTTTAGAAAAGCTGCGCATAATCTGGAATGATTTCTCCCTCGCGCTCAAACAAGTTCTCCACGCCGGACATCCGGATTTCCTGAATATTATCAACCGGATTGACCATGCTATATATAAAACCCCGATTCATGAAAGAGCAAAATTGATAGGTAAAGATGAGCCGCTGTTAATTCTGGATTACAAACCTTCCCTAAAAAAATATTTTTACGATCTGGCAGGAAACTGGCTGCTCGGTGTATTAAACGGTGTTTTGGAAGAAGAAGACCAATACACCCTCCACAACCCTGACAAAGCGTACATCGAAAAAGGTGGTTTTTTATTTTTTGCAATGTACCAAAATAAACCTGTCGGTGTGGTGGCCTTAAAACGTCTCAACGAAGACACTTTTGAATTTGCTAAATTATTTATCGATCCGGAAGCGCGTAAACTCGGTATTGCAACTAAGCTTATTGAAAGATGTATCTCCCGCTGCAAAGAAAATAATGTAAAACAGCTTTGGCTCCAAACCACAATGTCAATGCCGCAAGCACATAAATTATATTACAAATTAGGCTTCAGCGACCAGATGGCTCCACCTCAAATGGACGTTTTAAAACGAACGGAGAAGATCATGGTCATGGAAATGTAA
- a CDS encoding T9SS type A sorting domain-containing protein, producing MKIYKKSSSTLCRFWISSIFPLLGLPLFTNAQQASQGNTTVFGGAEITVFGAHNFLTGGSGTQPGIIKTIRTSPFGILRFGPAATQTAADDANHVDGYVSKIGNAAFTFPTGNGTDLRTLSISAPSTVTSQVTVAWFSGNPGTVSDPSDASTHSITSLGGSLTSISQAGFWDWIPVAGTFSGLNITASIPDLTSYSAAANLRLAGWNGSQWVSLSTNGNATGNTEGSTITGTIPATGTISALAIGSVSPLAVDPVTFACSTTSYQVVGEGSFSRLYEYNIVTGERNSVALLDHYVNAIGFNNVDNLIWGYAPNTNEVVRIDAAGTTTPYIIPDLPQSAYNVGDVLNGGYLFLYAQGSASYYVVDIDPSRTATYLKLVDPTAAYALEAAPFGTAITPIGITDWSYSPQTGLFYTLQNGSAAITTLNPATGQLTIASTPVTGADITSDAAAFGATFLDNAGNLYAFSNGSGKFYKINLASNTATFMSTSTPSGANDGARCNLSEVTPAVPFSCTTSSYQVASTGSSVPSTLYQYNITTGVRTSVATLDRYVNAIGYNNVDNLMWGYAPNTNEVARIDASGAVAGFIIPNLPKISYNVGDVMNGGYLFLYSQNNGSFYVVDVNPARPATYLKLVDPTAGYAAEVAPYGTTMSALAIADWSYNPKDGLFYALQSFTAILATLDPATGTVTRKTDALTSTGASITGDAQSGFGATFLDNEGNLYVFANGSGNFYRINAASNTALLMSTSIASIANDGARCNLAAPIPLPVTLVSFTVEKNVSESPFALLKWTTSSETNSDYFEIERSETSKNWNTIGKIISNGESSATLSYSFKDTQPKSGENLYRLRMVDKDGTFAFSRIQSVTFDETSSDLSVYPNPSTDKLYIRDYSTVKNITISNLNGTPVYQSISFASGNGFIDLTNFPQGMYFVKISRANGISTTHKVLIAK from the coding sequence ATGAAAATATATAAAAAATCTTCCAGCACCTTATGCAGGTTTTGGATAAGTTCAATATTTCCCTTGCTGGGATTACCACTATTTACCAACGCCCAGCAAGCAAGCCAGGGAAATACGACTGTTTTCGGTGGAGCAGAAATTACCGTTTTCGGAGCTCATAATTTCCTTACCGGCGGTAGTGGCACACAGCCTGGTATTATCAAAACCATACGGACTTCTCCTTTTGGCATATTAAGATTTGGTCCTGCTGCTACACAAACTGCCGCAGATGATGCCAATCATGTAGATGGTTACGTTTCTAAAATTGGTAATGCTGCATTCACTTTCCCTACCGGAAACGGGACTGATTTGCGTACATTGAGTATTTCTGCTCCGTCCACCGTCACTTCACAAGTTACGGTTGCCTGGTTTAGCGGAAATCCGGGGACGGTCAGCGATCCTTCGGATGCATCAACGCATAGTATTACTTCTCTTGGCGGTTCATTAACCTCGATAAGCCAGGCTGGCTTCTGGGACTGGATTCCGGTGGCAGGGACATTTTCAGGATTAAATATTACAGCTTCCATTCCGGATCTGACCTCCTACTCAGCTGCCGCCAATCTTCGTCTGGCAGGATGGAATGGGTCACAATGGGTAAGTTTAAGTACAAACGGCAATGCCACCGGAAATACAGAAGGAAGTACAATAACAGGAACGATTCCCGCAACAGGGACTATTTCTGCACTTGCTATTGGAAGTGTTTCGCCACTGGCAGTTGATCCCGTTACATTTGCGTGCAGTACCACTTCCTACCAGGTTGTTGGTGAAGGCTCATTTTCAAGACTTTACGAATATAATATTGTTACGGGTGAAAGAAACAGCGTCGCCCTTCTGGATCATTATGTGAATGCGATCGGATTTAACAATGTCGATAATCTTATCTGGGGATACGCACCAAATACAAATGAGGTCGTACGGATAGACGCCGCAGGCACAACAACCCCATACATCATTCCTGATCTCCCGCAAAGTGCTTATAATGTAGGGGATGTGTTGAATGGAGGCTATTTATTTCTCTATGCACAAGGTTCAGCCAGTTATTATGTTGTAGATATCGATCCGTCACGCACCGCGACTTATCTTAAACTGGTAGATCCCACAGCGGCTTATGCATTGGAAGCTGCTCCTTTTGGAACAGCAATAACTCCAATTGGAATTACAGACTGGAGTTACAGTCCACAGACCGGACTATTCTACACTTTACAAAATGGTTCAGCTGCCATTACAACACTCAATCCGGCAACCGGCCAGCTTACCATAGCGTCGACACCCGTGACGGGTGCAGATATTACGAGCGATGCGGCTGCTTTTGGAGCTACTTTTCTGGATAATGCAGGTAATCTTTACGCCTTCTCAAACGGTTCCGGGAAATTCTACAAGATTAATCTCGCTTCAAACACGGCCACATTTATGTCAACTTCTACACCATCAGGTGCTAATGATGGTGCAAGATGCAATCTGTCGGAGGTAACGCCAGCAGTTCCTTTTTCATGTACCACCAGTTCTTATCAGGTAGCGTCGACAGGATCATCCGTACCTTCAACACTTTATCAGTACAACATCACAACGGGTGTGCGTACCTCGGTGGCTACACTGGACCGTTACGTCAATGCAATTGGATATAACAATGTTGACAACCTGATGTGGGGATATGCACCCAATACAAATGAAGTTGCAAGAATTGACGCATCGGGCGCAGTAGCGGGTTTTATAATTCCAAATCTGCCCAAAATATCGTATAACGTTGGAGACGTCATGAATGGTGGATATTTGTTTTTATATTCTCAAAACAACGGGAGTTTCTATGTGGTAGATGTCAATCCTGCACGCCCGGCTACCTATCTAAAACTGGTAGATCCAACGGCTGGTTATGCGGCAGAAGTAGCACCGTATGGTACCACAATGTCAGCACTTGCAATAGCTGACTGGAGCTACAATCCAAAAGATGGCTTGTTCTACGCCCTGCAAAGTTTTACAGCAATATTGGCCACACTTGATCCGGCTACGGGAACAGTAACCAGGAAAACAGATGCACTTACATCAACCGGAGCCAGTATTACCGGCGACGCACAATCTGGTTTTGGAGCTACTTTCCTTGATAATGAAGGTAATCTTTATGTCTTTGCAAATGGCAGCGGAAATTTTTACCGGATCAATGCTGCGTCCAACACAGCGCTGTTGATGTCAACTTCCATTGCTTCCATTGCAAATGACGGCGCACGCTGTAATTTGGCTGCCCCGATTCCGCTGCCGGTAACACTTGTTAGTTTTACTGTGGAGAAAAACGTATCAGAAAGCCCTTTCGCATTGCTGAAATGGACAACTTCTTCCGAAACTAATTCGGATTATTTTGAAATTGAGCGCAGTGAAACCAGTAAAAACTGGAATACCATTGGAAAAATAATTTCCAATGGTGAAAGCAGTGCAACTCTAAGTTATTCCTTTAAAGATACGCAGCCAAAATCAGGAGAAAATCTTTACCGTTTACGCATGGTAGACAAAGATGGTACTTTTGCTTTCAGCCGTATTCAAAGTGTAACTTTTGATGAAACAAGTTCAGATTTGTCAGTTTACCCAAATCCATCGACTGATAAATTATATATCCGGGATTATAGTACTGTAAAAAATATTACGATAAGCAATCTTAACGGAACACCAGTTTACCAATCAATATCGTTTGCGTCTGGCAATGGTTTTATTGATCTTACCAACTTTCCACAAGGAATGTATTTTGTAAAAATATCACGTGCTAATGGTATTTCAACTACTCATAAAGTACTGATTGCCAAATAA
- a CDS encoding alpha/beta hydrolase has translation MKSFPNNILKVRIRIVFFLTLTSFITNAQQAKTIIPLWKNGPPDFEVKSKEAESAKDYWVKNIHNPSLQVFLPPAGKANGTAVVICPGGGFRLLVYNAEGTEPAEYLAKLGITVFVLKYRLPREEGSPYSLEKQPREDGLRAIRQVRSLAKEYGIDNNRVGMLGFSAGGEVVAAVAYESGKGDAAAKDPIDRLNGKPDFQMLIYPGPLGIPDVVPQDAPPAFLLAANDDPCCSVTTTSLLVKYREAKRPVEAHLYTKGDHGFNMGNRSPWQSIKSWPQRMADWLGDNGYLEKAKP, from the coding sequence ATGAAATCTTTTCCAAACAATATCTTAAAAGTAAGAATCAGGATAGTATTTTTTCTAACACTTACCTCATTCATAACCAACGCCCAACAAGCCAAAACCATAATCCCATTATGGAAAAACGGCCCTCCCGATTTCGAAGTAAAATCAAAAGAGGCCGAATCTGCCAAGGATTATTGGGTGAAAAATATTCACAATCCCTCTCTTCAGGTATTTCTCCCGCCCGCAGGAAAAGCCAACGGAACAGCGGTTGTGATTTGTCCTGGAGGCGGCTTCCGATTACTTGTTTATAACGCCGAAGGTACGGAGCCAGCTGAGTATCTGGCCAAACTTGGCATTACGGTTTTTGTATTGAAATATCGTCTTCCAAGAGAAGAAGGCTCTCCATATTCATTGGAAAAGCAACCTCGTGAGGACGGATTGCGGGCTATCCGGCAGGTTAGAAGCCTGGCAAAAGAATATGGAATTGATAATAACCGCGTTGGAATGCTTGGATTTTCCGCTGGTGGTGAGGTTGTTGCAGCCGTTGCCTATGAATCAGGAAAAGGTGATGCGGCCGCAAAAGATCCCATTGACCGCTTAAACGGAAAACCTGATTTTCAAATGCTGATTTATCCAGGACCTCTGGGAATTCCGGATGTTGTTCCTCAGGATGCACCGCCTGCATTTTTGCTCGCCGCAAATGATGACCCTTGCTGCTCAGTCACTACAACAAGCTTACTGGTAAAATATCGTGAAGCGAAACGTCCGGTGGAAGCGCATTTGTACACAAAAGGTGATCACGGATTCAACATGGGAAATCGCTCTCCCTGGCAAAGTATTAAATCCTGGCCGCAGCGCATGGCAGATTGGTTAGGTGATAATGGTTATCTCGAAAAGGCTAAACCCTAA
- a CDS encoding GNAT family N-acetyltransferase codes for MLNLVRTNSDDNDFIALVKKLDADLAQRDGADHTFYSQFNKIDKIKHAVVAIENDEPVGCGAMKEFMPDSMEMKRMYTAPQDRGKGIATAVLTELENWAAELSYTKCVLETGKRQPEAIKLYEKNGYKRIPNYGQYIGIDNSVCFEKELKK; via the coding sequence ATGCTCAACCTGGTCCGAACCAACTCCGACGATAATGACTTCATCGCACTCGTGAAAAAACTTGATGCCGATCTGGCACAGAGAGATGGCGCTGATCATACATTTTACTCCCAGTTCAACAAAATTGATAAAATAAAACACGCCGTCGTGGCTATTGAAAATGACGAACCTGTTGGCTGTGGTGCGATGAAAGAATTTATGCCGGACAGCATGGAAATGAAACGCATGTACACCGCACCACAAGATCGCGGTAAGGGAATTGCAACTGCTGTTTTGACAGAATTAGAAAATTGGGCAGCCGAATTGTCCTATACAAAATGTGTTCTGGAAACGGGGAAAAGACAGCCGGAAGCAATCAAACTTTATGAAAAAAACGGCTATAAGAGAATTCCTAATTACGGTCAGTATATAGGAATAGACAATAGTGTCTGTTTTGAAAAAGAATTGAAAAAATGA
- a CDS encoding DMT family transporter: protein MRKAFLQLHSAILLAGFTGVFGKLITLNEGLLVWYRMLISGILLLLILTSSGKLKTISIKDFARIAPVGCLLGLHWIFFYGSIKYSNISVGVVCFSLTGFFTAVLAPLINKRKFVFSELFLSSLTLLGIALIFSFDSKYRLGIGLGVISSLLVAFFTIANERLAHVYKSETITVFQMIGGSIGLAVVMPFYLHFFPVATMLPSWSDTGYLVLLSLFCTVLLYMLLTEALHKIPAFTVNLSFNLEPVYTIILAIFLYKENRELNWAFYAGLGLIILSVVLQMVKVISDNKKSQALILP from the coding sequence ATGAGAAAAGCATTTCTACAATTACACAGCGCCATCCTGCTGGCAGGTTTTACAGGAGTTTTTGGAAAGCTGATAACGCTTAATGAAGGATTGCTCGTCTGGTATCGAATGCTGATTTCAGGAATTTTACTCTTACTGATTCTAACATCATCGGGAAAACTTAAAACAATTTCGATAAAGGATTTTGCGCGCATCGCACCTGTTGGCTGCCTGCTCGGACTGCATTGGATATTTTTTTATGGTAGTATTAAGTATTCCAATATTTCGGTCGGGGTAGTGTGCTTTTCACTGACTGGATTTTTCACTGCTGTTCTTGCACCGCTAATTAATAAAAGGAAATTTGTCTTTTCCGAGCTTTTTCTCAGTAGTCTGACACTACTGGGAATCGCATTAATTTTCAGTTTTGATTCCAAATATCGCCTTGGAATAGGTCTTGGCGTTATTTCTTCACTGTTGGTCGCGTTTTTCACAATAGCCAATGAACGGCTCGCCCACGTTTATAAAAGTGAAACAATTACCGTCTTTCAAATGATTGGCGGAAGTATTGGTTTGGCGGTTGTCATGCCATTTTATCTGCATTTTTTCCCGGTTGCTACCATGCTGCCTTCTTGGTCCGACACCGGTTATCTTGTCTTGCTTTCTTTATTTTGCACTGTACTTTTATATATGCTTTTAACGGAAGCTTTGCACAAAATCCCTGCTTTTACGGTGAATCTTAGCTTCAATCTTGAACCGGTTTACACCATAATCCTAGCCATTTTTCTTTATAAAGAAAACCGTGAACTCAACTGGGCATTTTACGCCGGACTCGGATTAATTATACTTTCAGTAGTATTACAAATGGTCAAAGTGATTTCCGACAATAAGAAGTCGCAAGCGCTTATTTTACCTTAA
- a CDS encoding S9 family peptidase: MKKLYVLFLIFSISGLAQAQQKEKIKVSDLTKVKQVGNIAISPTEKQAIYTLLTIEPLPDSPFEYDYRTHLYLVDLTNKNEPVALTHGTESASAPEWSPDGSKIVFSRKVKDKTQLFILPVNGGEAWQLSDLSYGASNPKWSPDGSKIMFSTSLSMGEMLKDSVLNPGKTVPVWSMEKPGFQNNNFVKKDKSIKANPDGTLAEIRAYLDKDVEDKKAKVINRLNFQGESTTQPELTFTHLYMIEPKEGAKAKPVTKGFYSYGQAIWTPDNKIILVTQGDSLQHPDRSKASRIMSMNADGSKISVLLSDPAYSFSQPTISKDNKSLAYITSIAAVKPATLDQGHIGILTLGSGSKPYISNFDRIASNLTWTADSKSLYFAAASNGGFPVYKLTLSNKKIDQLTGYDTGINSFDISATAIVYSKTEVADPSELYTADLGLKAEVKRSSHNTEWLKDKLLSYPEKYTLKNSKGQTVEYWIMKPAKIEAGKKYPLVLQMHGGPTAMWGPGEISMWHELQFFCAQGYGVVYANPRGSGGYGLDFMKANFQDWGTGPAEDVLAAASMAVKESWADTARQVITGGSYAGYLTAWIVGHDNRFKAAHSQRGVYELTTFMGEGNAWSLVPNYFGGYPWQTEIKKVMDANSPQTFVENIHTPLLIKHGENDLRTGVIQSELLYKSLKILGRDVEYVRMPGGTHELSRSGNPRQRIDRILRIYEFFERYVGEK; this comes from the coding sequence ATGAAGAAATTGTATGTTTTATTTCTGATCTTTTCCATTTCCGGACTTGCTCAGGCGCAGCAAAAAGAAAAAATCAAAGTCAGTGATTTGACAAAAGTGAAGCAGGTCGGCAACATTGCTATCTCACCGACAGAAAAACAAGCCATTTACACACTTTTAACTATTGAACCTCTCCCCGACTCTCCATTCGAATACGATTACCGCACGCATCTTTACCTGGTTGATCTTACAAATAAAAACGAACCTGTTGCTTTGACACACGGCACAGAAAGTGCGAGTGCTCCGGAATGGTCTCCGGACGGCAGTAAAATCGTTTTTTCCAGAAAAGTTAAAGACAAAACGCAGCTCTTTATTCTTCCCGTTAATGGTGGTGAAGCCTGGCAGCTATCAGATTTGAGCTATGGTGCCTCTAATCCAAAATGGTCTCCTGATGGAAGTAAAATCATGTTTTCGACCAGTCTTTCGATGGGAGAAATGTTGAAAGACTCCGTATTAAATCCTGGAAAAACGGTTCCAGTCTGGTCCATGGAAAAGCCTGGTTTTCAAAATAATAACTTTGTAAAAAAAGATAAATCCATCAAGGCAAATCCGGATGGAACCCTGGCGGAAATTCGTGCTTATCTGGATAAAGATGTGGAGGACAAAAAAGCCAAGGTGATCAACCGGCTTAACTTTCAGGGAGAATCTACAACTCAGCCCGAGCTTACTTTCACGCATCTTTACATGATCGAACCAAAAGAAGGCGCAAAAGCAAAACCGGTTACAAAAGGATTTTATAGCTATGGACAAGCGATCTGGACGCCTGATAACAAGATTATTCTTGTCACACAAGGTGACAGTCTGCAACATCCCGACCGCAGCAAGGCAAGCAGAATCATGAGCATGAACGCCGACGGAAGCAAAATATCCGTTCTTCTGAGCGATCCTGCTTACAGTTTCAGTCAGCCAACAATTTCAAAAGACAACAAATCTTTGGCTTATATCACTTCAATCGCGGCAGTGAAACCAGCCACGCTGGATCAAGGTCATATCGGAATATTAACATTGGGATCAGGTTCAAAACCTTACATTTCCAACTTTGACAGGATTGCTTCAAACCTTACCTGGACTGCCGATAGCAAATCTCTTTACTTTGCAGCAGCTTCCAATGGCGGTTTTCCAGTTTACAAATTAACTTTATCAAACAAGAAAATTGATCAGCTAACCGGTTATGACACGGGTATTAACAGTTTTGATATTTCTGCAACTGCCATAGTTTATTCCAAAACGGAGGTTGCTGATCCTTCTGAACTTTACACGGCCGATCTTGGCTTGAAAGCAGAAGTCAAACGCAGCAGTCATAACACTGAATGGCTCAAAGATAAATTGCTAAGCTATCCGGAAAAATATACGCTGAAAAACTCCAAAGGGCAGACGGTCGAATACTGGATCATGAAACCGGCGAAAATCGAAGCTGGTAAAAAATATCCGTTGGTATTACAAATGCATGGCGGACCTACTGCCATGTGGGGACCGGGAGAAATTTCCATGTGGCATGAGTTACAGTTCTTTTGCGCGCAGGGATACGGGGTGGTTTATGCAAATCCTCGTGGATCAGGAGGTTATGGGCTTGATTTCATGAAAGCTAATTTCCAGGATTGGGGAACCGGTCCGGCGGAAGATGTTTTGGCAGCAGCAAGTATGGCGGTTAAAGAATCATGGGCAGATACAGCTCGTCAGGTTATCACAGGCGGTTCTTATGCCGGTTACCTGACTGCCTGGATTGTTGGTCACGACAACCGTTTCAAAGCAGCACATTCACAACGCGGAGTGTATGAATTGACGACGTTTATGGGCGAAGGAAATGCATGGAGTCTTGTACCCAATTACTTTGGAGGTTATCCCTGGCAGACAGAAATTAAAAAAGTAATGGATGCCAATTCTCCTCAGACTTTCGTAGAAAATATTCATACGCCACTTTTGATCAAACATGGTGAAAACGATTTGAG
- a CDS encoding putative toxin-antitoxin system toxin component, PIN family has protein sequence MQNNAVRIILDTNLWISFLITKDLSKLDDIIFSKRAILIFSSELLEEFLEVAQRPKFRRFFPQKDVEEILKTIEEHAEFVFVTSKIEVCRDPKDNFLLGLSIDGSADFLLTGDKDLLDLNPFQNTSIITISEFLQNN, from the coding sequence ATGCAAAATAATGCTGTAAGAATCATCTTGGATACCAATCTTTGGATAAGCTTTCTTATTACAAAGGATCTGTCTAAACTTGATGACATAATATTTTCAAAACGGGCTATCCTGATTTTCAGCTCGGAGTTACTTGAAGAATTTCTAGAGGTTGCTCAAAGACCAAAATTCCGACGTTTTTTCCCTCAAAAGGATGTTGAAGAAATTTTAAAAACAATTGAAGAGCATGCCGAATTTGTGTTTGTAACTTCAAAAATAGAAGTTTGCAGGGACCCCAAAGACAATTTCTTATTGGGGCTATCAATAGATGGCAGCGCGGATTTTCTTCTTACTGGCGACAAAGATTTGTTAGACTTAAATCCTTTTCAAAATACTTCAATTATTACAATTTCCGAATTTCTTCAAAACAATTAA
- a CDS encoding glycosyltransferase family 39 protein yields the protein MIFYNWIRINLFKISAAISLLSSLILIIIKVYFSTSFLPDISGSEASTIFPIQFLTDNRPIYTDPELAPFRFTQYTPLYFFIISLFLKINGWLPNDVHKVFVSSRFVSIMLTVLASLSVAFILTRLTKRKRITGILTACLVFQILAFWILTSSRPDSLVVLLTTLYVTVVFKAITSASRNDLWYILAIFISVMAFFVKQSGTIHAIALGLFCIYESQWKLLAKLILAGVAFFALYLAILPINSIPVFFANIVGGVENSISWDWFYDWTLERFLLQFAPLIIFNFIITFYSLTNRESAFYRFLAIVSSIFFLFATATAFKVGAGVGYYQDYLIIAVIQITLFFTEPKRTNLFKSNILRALLASYLVIVAVHCTLFVYMAYHKQPHSLYTDQYFKEREVAEFITNEKKLTDKEWVYVCDADNYQNVYLKHFLFRNILLPFTDVVYLADRNKIFDFQNFRNMVKEKKIRFVVVKSGDVPTNVLGYEFQGLKKIKTIDKYDVYEQ from the coding sequence ATGATATTTTATAACTGGATAAGAATAAATTTGTTTAAAATTTCGGCAGCGATCAGCTTACTTTCTTCCTTGATTTTAATTATTATTAAGGTCTATTTTTCTACGAGTTTTCTTCCGGATATATCTGGAAGTGAAGCGAGTACTATTTTCCCAATTCAGTTTCTTACGGATAACCGACCGATATATACCGATCCGGAATTGGCTCCGTTTCGTTTTACCCAATACACACCTTTATATTTTTTTATCATCAGTCTGTTTTTAAAAATTAACGGCTGGCTTCCAAATGATGTGCATAAGGTTTTTGTAAGCAGCCGGTTTGTTTCCATTATGCTTACAGTTTTAGCGTCTCTCTCCGTGGCGTTTATCCTGACCAGATTGACAAAACGAAAGAGGATAACCGGAATACTAACGGCATGTCTTGTATTTCAGATTCTGGCCTTTTGGATATTAACCAGCTCCCGGCCCGACAGCCTTGTCGTATTACTTACTACATTATACGTAACTGTTGTTTTTAAAGCAATAACATCTGCATCTAGGAATGATTTATGGTATATCCTTGCTATTTTTATTTCTGTCATGGCATTTTTCGTAAAACAAAGTGGCACCATACATGCCATCGCGCTCGGTCTTTTTTGTATTTATGAAAGTCAGTGGAAACTTTTGGCAAAACTAATTCTTGCGGGAGTGGCATTCTTTGCACTCTATCTTGCTATTTTACCTATAAATTCGATCCCTGTTTTCTTTGCAAACATTGTTGGTGGAGTCGAAAATTCCATCAGCTGGGACTGGTTTTATGACTGGACATTAGAAAGATTTCTACTACAATTTGCTCCGCTCATTATTTTTAATTTCATCATTACATTTTATTCCCTGACTAATCGGGAATCGGCATTTTACCGCTTCCTGGCCATTGTCAGTTCCATATTCTTTTTATTTGCCACTGCCACAGCTTTCAAAGTGGGTGCAGGAGTTGGGTATTATCAGGATTATCTGATCATTGCAGTTATCCAAATCACGCTGTTTTTCACAGAACCAAAACGGACAAATTTATTTAAATCAAACATACTACGAGCACTTCTTGCCTCTTATCTGGTCATTGTCGCCGTTCATTGCACGCTTTTTGTATATATGGCTTATCATAAGCAGCCTCATAGTTTATATACTGATCAATATTTTAAAGAAAGAGAAGTAGCAGAATTTATTACCAATGAAAAAAAATTGACCGATAAAGAATGGGTATATGTTTGTGATGCAGATAATTACCAGAATGTTTATCTTAAACACTTCTTGTTTAGAAATATATTGCTGCCTTTTACCGACGTTGTTTACCTTGCCGACAGAAACAAGATTTTCGATTTTCAGAATTTCAGAAACATGGTAAAGGAAAAAAAGATCAGATTTGTTGTGGTAAAAAGCGGTGATGTTCCAACAAATGTTCTTGGCTACGAATTTCAGGGTTTGAAAAAGATCAAGACGATTGATAAGTACGATGTTTACGAACAGTAA
- a CDS encoding peptide deformylase — protein sequence MKGLNDMLQLGHPLLYEVCEPVLQTELPMVKKWVADLDNVMREIRAKYNFGRAIAAPQLGIMKRLIYMQIDKPVIFINPEFSELSDEMFELWDDCMSFPNLLVKVKRHKSLTIKYLDENWQPQEWKMADDLSELLQHEYDHLNGILCTMRAIDDKSFKWRG from the coding sequence ATGAAAGGCTTAAATGATATGCTGCAATTGGGGCATCCGCTTCTTTATGAAGTTTGTGAACCCGTTTTACAAACAGAATTGCCAATGGTAAAAAAATGGGTAGCCGATCTGGATAATGTTATGAGAGAAATCAGGGCAAAATATAATTTTGGCCGGGCTATTGCGGCGCCTCAGCTCGGAATTATGAAAAGGCTGATTTACATGCAAATCGATAAACCGGTTATTTTTATCAATCCTGAATTTAGCGAATTAAGTGATGAAATGTTTGAGCTTTGGGACGACTGTATGAGTTTCCCCAATCTGTTAGTCAAAGTAAAGAGACATAAAAGTTTGACAATCAAATACCTTGATGAAAACTGGCAGCCTCAGGAATGGAAAATGGCTGATGATTTATCAGAATTACTGCAACATGAATATGACCATTTGAATGGCATCTTGTGCACCATGCGAGCGATTGATGATAAATCGTTTAAGTGGCGGGGGTAG